Proteins encoded by one window of Culicoides brevitarsis isolate CSIRO-B50_1 chromosome 2, AGI_CSIRO_Cbre_v1, whole genome shotgun sequence:
- the LOC134830937 gene encoding serine/arginine repetitive matrix protein 1, giving the protein MMFTGTTQQQDTRFSDKEKKLMKEMKFGDALSKRVDMSKVKLDVLRPWISQKITDILHIEDDVIVEFVYNLLEEEKYPCPKKMQIHMTGFLNGKNARVFMDELWALLLSAQESDSGIPADFILQKKEEILKREEQRGRSRSRHRSDSPDPAKEFIRRNREQRAANENRSPVKRRAASPVRQQSPVITENGNNGHDAAAHEGKDHKKGSEEKQRGDDDRKRSRERSKDRRDRRRSRSDERRRRSRSRSRRRSPDRRRRGDSRSRKDDSRRRRDNSRKRDNSPPRDSRRRGDSRRRDDSRRRDDYRKRDDSRSKNRKRESSRSVSRSKSRSPAKVDMNGKEKERKISSIQSKLLELADSKPVSTEEPSKRDPSPVVAQPPVDEKPAPKQKSRSRSRSRSRSRSKRRRSSSSDSSSSGGSDRGRRRRSSKRRSPADKRRHSSSDSSDSSRSRSRSKRKDDDFEIHKKKDSVQKKRHYRAKNDSESESESDGRDRRNRSGSRGRYRSSPRRRSSRDRSPRFRNRGYPARRRSPNRRDNRRWSPPRRNWRDNRGGGRYGRDGSPPRRMGPPPKRDRRDSSRDRRSYERRSNRRSSSREYVRRETSKERRSRERLEEKYLAVQEKKRLEEEAKRQVVVSSRSRSQSASEADVAAPVVAATTVSKKQTREEIVVSKQPRKRREERPRYRRDDWSRSLSRTPSPFLKPFELTTTTVTEETVQVTTTTDKAKTAKSARNKQPVEQNSDNSDSDSDSEDEKSRKKRKQQQQKTKKQRKSSSSESSGDSEPEPTKQKEVEKPKRNPEPDVSKSSKRDLTSKKHKLEVVETSKTAVSKKPVAASEESETERAAKQQPQKKKKKAAASDESSSESEQETKKAAKKHKKEKKAKKLKKKHKKKQKKHKKRAGSSDEDSDDDAAAATQAPVVNEDLERQLRERALKSMKKQQSISD; this is encoded by the exons ATGATGTTCACG GGGACAACACAACAGCAGGACACGCGATTTAGCGACAAGGAAAAGAAACTCATGAAGGAGATGAAGTTCGGAGATGCCCTGAGCAAACGCGTGGATATGTCAAAAGTGAAGTTGGATGTGCTTCGACCGTGGATCAGTCAGAAAATTACCGACATTCTGCACATCGAGGACGACGTGATTGTGGAGTTTGTGTACAATTTGTTGGAGGAGGAAAAGTATCCGTGCCCCAAAAAGATGCAAATTCACATGACGGGCTTCTTGAATGGCAAAAATGCTCGCGTCTTTATGGATGAGTTGTGGGCTTTGCTGTTGTCGGCGCAAGAAAGTGACTCTGGGATTCCCGCCGACTtcattttacagaaaaaagagGAGATTCTGAAGCGCGAAGAGCAACGAGGGCGATCCCGAAGTCGTCACAGATCTGATTCGCCGGATCCGGCAAAGGAATTTATTCGACGGAATCGCGAGCAACGAGCAGCAAACGAAAACAGATCTCCAGTGAAGCGACGAGCAGCATCTCCGGTACGACAACAGAGTCCCGTAATCACGGAAAATGGAAATAATGGGCACGACGCTGCCGCGCACGAAGGAAAAGATCACAAAAAGGGATCGGAGGAGAAACAGAGAGGCGACGACGATCGCAAAAGAAGTCGTGAGAGATCCAAAGACCGCCGAGATCGACGTCGATCGAGATCCGATGAGAGAAGGAGACGTTCTCGCAGCAGAAGTCGACGACGATCGCCCGACAGAAGACGTCGTGGTGATTCGCGATCCCGCAAAGACGATTCTCGTCGTCGCAGAGACAATTCACGGAAACGCGACAACTCTCCGCCACGCGATTCACGACGTCGCGGAGACTCCCGAAGACGTGATGACTCCCGTCGACGTGACGATTACCGAAAACGAGACGATTCTCGTTCGAAAAACCGCAAACGCGAGTCAAGTCGTTCCGTTTCGCGGTCAAAATCACGTTCGCCTGCCAAAGTTGACATGAATGGCAAAGAAAAAGAACGCAAAATCTCGAGCATTCAGTCAAAATTGTTGGAACTAGCCGACTCGAAACCCGTTTCCACGGAAGAACCTTCGAAACGAGATCCTTCGCCCGTAGTTGCTCAACCGCCAGTCGACGAGAAACCAGCACCGAAACAAAAGTCACGATCGCGTTCGCGTAGTCGCAGTCGATCTCGTTCCAAGCGTCGTCGTTCGTCATCCAGTGACTCGAGTTCCTCCGGCGGATCGGATCGTGGGCGACGTCGTCGTTCATCGAAACGTCGTTCGCCAGCAGACAAAAGACGCCATTCCTCGAGTGACAGTTCCGACAGTTCACGCTCTCGTTCGCGATCAAAGCGGAAAGATGACGACTTTGAGATCCACAAGAAGAAGGATAGTGTGCAGAAAAAGCGGCATTATCGCGCGAAAAATGACTCGGAGTCGGAGAGTGAATCGGATGGGCGTGACAGGAGGAATCGCTCAGGTTCGCGAGGACGTTATCGTTCATCGCCTCGACGACGATCATCACGCGATCGTTCACCGAGGTTCAGAAATCG CGGTTATCCAGCACGTCGTCGTTCCCCAAATCGTCGTGACAACCGTCGTTGGAGCCCTCCGCGTCGCAATTGGCGCGACAATCGAGGCGGCGGTAGATACGGACGTGATGGAAGCCCGCCACGTCGAATGGGACCTCCTCCGAAACGTGATCGTCGCGACTCGTCACGCGATCGTCGCTCCTACGAACGTCGTTCGAACCGCCGCAGCTCCAGCAGGGAATACGTGAGACGCGAAACCAGCAAAGAAAGACGCAGTCGCGAGCGCTTGGAAGAAAAGTATCTGGCAGTGCAGGAAAAGAAACGCTTGGAAGAAGAAGCGAAGCGACAAGTTGTTGTTTCGTCTCGTTCTCGCAGCCAATCGGCGTCGGAAGCGGATGTTGCGGCTCCCGTCGTTGCTGCCacaactgtgtcaaagaaacaAACGCGAGAGGAAATCGTTGTGAGCAAACAGCCAAGGAAGCGACGCGAAGAACGACCTCGTTACAGACGAGACGATTGGAGTCGAAGTCTTTCGCGAACACCATCGCCATTCTTGAAACCCTTTGAACTGACGACGACAACGGTAACCGAAGAGACTGTACAAGTAACCACGACGACTGACAAGGCAAAAACAGCTAAAAGTGCACGAAACAAGCAACCCGTCGAGCAAAATTCCGACAACAGTGACAGCGATTCCGACTCGGAAGACGAAAAATCCCGTAAAAAACgcaaacagcaacaacaaaaaacgaaaaaacaacggAAATCGTCGTCGAGTGAAAGTAGCGGCGACTCCGAACCTGAACcgacaaaacaaaaagaagtCGAGAAACCAAAACGAAATCCCGAACCAGACGTGTCAAAATCATCCAAGCGAGACTTGACaagcaaaaaacacaaactcGAAGTTGTTGAAACCTCCAAAACTGCAGTTTCCAAGAAACCTGTTGCCGCTTCGGAGGAATCTGAGACCGAAAGAGCTGCGAAACAACAACcgcagaagaaaaagaagaaggcaGCAGCCTCCGACGAAAGTTCCAGCGAGTCCGAGCAAGAGACGAAAAAAGCGgcgaaaaaacataaaaaagagaaaaaagcgaaaaaactgaagaagaaacacaagaaaaagcaaaagaaaCACAAGAAACGAGCGGGAAGCAGTGACGAGGACTCTGACGATGATGCCGCCGCAGCAACGCAAGCGCCTGTCGTCAACGAGGATCTCGAGCGCCAATTGCGCGAACGTGCACTGAAATCCATGAAGAAACAACAAAGTATTTCTGACTAA
- the LOC134830938 gene encoding lachesin, producing the protein MTNFIANCAIIVLLCCAAPLFAQRTPSISYISQEQIKDIGGTVELECSVQYAREYSVIWSKVGRGGDTVFLSTGSSLVIKDSRFALRFDQASTTYTLQIKDIQETDAGIYQCQVVISTVNKITAEVELQVLRPPIISDNSTQSIVASEGKSVQMECYATGYPKPTIQWRRENNALLPTGGSTFAGNVLKINSVQKEDRGTYYCVADNRVSKGDRRNINLEVEFAPVISVPRPRLGQALQYDMDLECHIEAYPPPAVVWIKDGQQLSNNQHYSISHFATADEFTDSTIRVITIEKRQYGDYFCKAVNKLGSAEAKVHLFETIIPVCPPACGQAHYGGAQSVAVSVTAMLACFLLAVKIFIKH; encoded by the exons ATGACCAATTTCATCGCGAATTGCGCGATAATCGTGTTGCTGTGTTGCGCCGCACCACTTTTTGCACAACGAACGCCCTCAATTTCGTACATATCGCAGGAACAGATCAAAGATATCGGAGGCACAGTTGAGCTGGAATGCAGTGTGCAATACGCCCGTGAATATTCCGTCATTTGGAGCAAAGTTGGTCGTGGAGGCGACACAGTTTTCCTCTCCACGGGCAGTTCGCTCGTCATCAAGGACTCTCGGTTCGCGCTGCGTTTCGATCAGGCATCCACAACGTACACGCTGCAAATTAAGGACATCCAAGAAACTGATGCTGGAATTTACCAATGTCAAGTGGTTATTTCGACAGTGAACAAGATCACGGCTGAAGTGGAGCTCCAAGTGTTGCGTCCTCCCATCATTTCGGATAATTCGACGCAGAGTATCGTCGCTTCCGAGGGCAAATCCGTGCAAATGGAATGCTATGCGACAGGTTACCCGAAACCAACGATCCAGTGGCGTCGTGAAAATAATGCGTTGTTGCCAACAG gcGGTTCAACCTTCGCTGGAaacgttttgaaaatcaattccGTTCAAAAGGAGGATCGTGGCACGTATTATTGCGTCGCCGATAATCGTGTGAGCAAAGGAGATCGTCGCAACATCAATTTGGAAGTGGAATTCGCTCCTGTTATCTCGGTGCCTCGTCCCCGTTTGGGTCAGGCGTTGCAATACGACATGGATCTCGAGTGCCATATCGAGGCATATCCCCCTCCAGCTGTCGTCTGGATCAAAGACGGGCAACAACTCTCCAACAATCAGCATTACAGTATCTCGCATTTCGCTACCGCCGACGAATTCACCGACTCGACAATTCGCGTCATCACCATCGAAAAACGACAATACGGCGACTACTTCTGCAAGGCCGTCAATAAACTCGGAAGCGCCGAAGCCAAAGTGCATCTCTTCGAAACAATCATTCCCGTGTGCCCGCCAGCTTGTGGACAAGCCCATTACGGTGGCGCGCAATCCGTTGCTGTTTCCGTGACTGCCATGCTTGCGTGTTTCCTGCTCgccgtcaaaattttcatcaagcaTTAA